The genomic DNA CTTGAAGCTAGAGAGGTTAGATACTTTGCCCAGGATAGAATGATGGAGCCCAGGACCAAGCATCTGTAATATGAGAAGAGTAGAGTAATGATTTCTACTTAGGGTTGTGAAATACATTGAGTCAGTTCATTTAAAAAGCtcagaagagtgcctggcatatagtataTTCAAGGAGTGTTTGCTGTTATTACTAATGTATAGTATGCTCTCAACTCCCTAACTAGTTATAAAAGCATTTGGGGTTTAGGAACTATTTTCTATGTCTAGGTCAAGTATTTATTCAGCAGTACTGCATGGCAGGCAGTATTTAGATCCTCAGGATACGATGGTGACTAAGACCACCAGGGCTCTTCCCTTTATAGACTAGCAGGTCATACACACTTGCACAGTGAACAAATACATATTGCCAACTGTACCAAGAGCCTACCACTGTTCCTTTGTACACACATATAGCCTGGGCAAAAATCTCAGGTTTCTTGCTGGAGTAGTGAATTCATGATTAATGGGTTTAATTATCATCAGGTGACCTTTGTTTTTATCTTCCAAGGGCTATTTGTCCATATCTCCTTCTAACATGTCACTGAGGAGATTGTCTTGGCATCTTAGTGGATGTTAGTACTGGAAAAGTGGGCAGAGGTTTACAGAAGGTGGGGAAGCATTGTTGGTTTCCTTATACCTTCCACTTCAGTGTGcatcacagaaaaacaaaatgagccTATAGGCAATGGGCTTCTGGCATATTAACTTTTCTGCATCTTGATGTAAAAAGAAACATCCTGGAGAGCGAGGCTGGAGGTATTTCTGGCTTTAGTTTGGCTACTGAAACACCACATGGCTAAGTTCTCTTGAATTCACCCAAGTTCAAGAGGAATAGTGTTATTCTGCAGAGCATAATAGAGGTAGAGTGAGAATGGTCTGGCCAGTGAACCCCGGGGAGATCAGAGATGATCAGGCGAATGGAAACAGAATTCTCAACATCCCAACTCTCAGGCTCCCTCAGATGCCCCTTCTGTGATGTGAGAAATGTGACTCAATCAGATTCAGTTGGGAAGACCAGTGCTTATTACACAGGGTCCATAAAGGGAGTGGCtccttactccagtattcttgcctgggaagtcccatgggcagcggagcctgccaggctacagtccatggggtcacagaaagtcagacatcacttggtgactaaaccaccaccataaaaGATGCAAATGAGGCAGTTATTGTTTTCAGTCACTACCCATTCCTGCTAcctcctttttctcttatttgtgtttctttcctcCTCAGCCTTCAGTGCCTCCGCCTGGTTTTGTTCATGTTCTGCGGAGGGTGTGGCGGGAACCATGGATCCCTCAGCGCTGATGGAAGCTGTAGTAGAAGAAGTGGCCTGTCCCATCTGCATGACCTTCCTGAAGGAGCCTGTGAGCATCGACTGTGGCCACAGCTTCTGCCACAGCTGTCTCTCAGGGCTCTGGGAGGTCCCAGGAGAATCCCAGAACTGGGGTTACTCGTGTCCCCTCTGCCGGGCTCCCATCCAGCCCAGGAACCTGCGGCCTAATTGGCAGCTGGCCAATGTTGTGGAAAAAGTCCGCCGGCTGGGGCTGCATCCAGGAATGGGGCTGAGGGGTGACGTGTGCGAGCCCCACAGAGAACAGCTGAAGATGTTCTGCAAAGAGGACGGCCTGATCATGTGCGAGGCCTGCAGCCGGTCCCCCGAGCATCAGGCCCACAATGTTGTGCCCATGGAGGATGTCGCCTGGGATTATAAGGTGAGAGATGGAGGCCAGCCCCCGTCCCCAATCCCGTTTCTCCCCTGCCCCTCATTTGGCTATCTCTAGATCAAGAACTTGAGAGGGAGCCCCAGAGACAAGATGAGAACTGATTCCTTTGACTTCTCACACCACCAGGTCCTGGGTGCCTGATCCAGTGAGCTGCACGTCTCCTTGCTTTTAtgacctttcttccttccctcccacttCCAAACCTACCCCCACCCCTTTCCTGATCACACAGGCCTTAATGCCTAACCCAAACTTGCTTTCCTTACTGAGAATTTGAGGGAGACCAGTTTGGGTTAGCTGGGGTTCTGGGTGCCTTGGATGAGGTCATCAAGACTGTACCTATCAGAACCTGCAAACTCCTAGCAAAGCCACAAATAATCTTTCGATATCAGGTGAGTCACTTCAAACTCCTCGTTTTATAGACAGACGTGAAGGCTTGGAAATCTGAGATCATGATCATTGGTTTTAGAGCTAGAAAGGACCATTTAGGATTGAGTTCGATTGTCTGATCTTATGTTGTAGGGGTCCCTTCTGACTTAAGTTAGTGAAAGGAAGATCAAAGACTAGAACTCAGGTCTTCTTTCTCCTTACCTAGTGCTCTTTCTCTTCTTACCTTTTATTTGTTGGGGGGCTTTTGGGAAAGCCATCTCTGACACACACACTGCTCCTTTTTTATAGCGATCCTTCTTGACTTCTAACTTCTTTTTCCTTAGATGTCCATGCTGACATCTTTATCAGAATCATTATCCCAATGATTCTGTGATACATTGATCCTCTACTGGTCTTAATTCTTAAAGTTGAGATTAGAAGGTAAAAGTGTTAGATGAATCCCTGATTTAGCTGTTTTCCTTTCCAAAGAGAATTTctgaaaaattgtttattttgttttgcaagTGTTAGAATAGGGAGGCAATATCCCTTACACACAAGAATTAAAGAGCTAAGTTAAATCCCAGCCAAACCAGCTGAATAACTTTGGATAGGTcactctctaagcctcagttttattGGTAAATCTTTAATAAAATGGTTAATATTGTTATGAGATTACTTTATGCTTTCCAGTAGTAATCTCTTGCATTAGTATCTATGATAGTACTCTTTTAACGTCCATATGAACCATGCAAGGATCTTGCAAAAATTCAGATTCTAATTCAGGGAGGTCTCGGGTAAAGTCCAAGGTCCTGCATTGCTAACAagatcccaggtgatgctgatgctgctgacgCACTTTGAATAACAATGTTTAGGAGGCTGTAGGATAACAAGGCAGGAAAGTGTGAAAAGAGGCACTCGTAGGAAAAGTCCAAGGTACTTTTCTGGCAAGGTTGGAAACAGATCTTATCTTCTGCTTTACGAGACTGTGGGAGAGTAAATGATTCTCAGATGGAAAGACCTTGGCTGTCATCTGGGCAGGAATCCTCTgtggcttcccttttctcccagcATCCGTTCTGGCCCATCCTCTGAGGGATGCTTGTTTTCCCATCACCTGCCAATGCTCGAAAGTCTGGCAATCCAGGCAGGCTGCCCGAGGTGGCCTCATGAGGTTTTTGTCTCTTTCAGTGGAAACTCCATGAGGCTCTGGAACATCTGAGGAAAGAGCAGGAAGAGGCCTGGAAGCTGGAAGTTGGTGAGAGGAAACGAACTGCCAACTGGAAGGCAAGTTGCCCCCTGAAGAAAGGAGTCTGTATGGTCCCTGTGTTGTCCTGAAGCTGGCTTCCTCATGGCCCCCTCCTTATTCCTGTGAGGCAGAATGTGGGGTTTGAGGTCAGAAAACCTGGGGTCCTCATACCAGCTTTCTGTACCAGATATGCAGCTTTAAGCAAACCTTGGAACCACTTGCTTATAAGTTCCTTGAATATGATGTAGGGAGAACCTCTGGGCTTACATCCTCATATGTGAGAAAGGAAAAGTGCACACCTCACATATACTTTAGCTCACAGAGGTATGACTTGTTTAATCCCTAGTAGAGTatagtttctgtttctctttcctcagctAGAGCATACTTACTAAAAGTTCAGTaattaaaatattggaaaatcATCTTGGAAATAAATTCAAGGCCCGTAACTAACAAACTATCTCAATCAACAGGAGGTAATATTGAATCAATATAAAACAGCATGAAGAATTGATATAACACCAGTAAGAAACAAAAGCAACTAACAGTGTAATTTTACACTGTCTTAGAGGCTTAAGGGTAATGCTTCTGAAGATAGAATATATTattctgaaaatggaaaataatatagaaCATAAATTGCCAAGATAGTATCCTGAGCCCTGCTGGGGTCAATAAGAGTTAGTAATAGGGACTAAGGAGCATGTCCTGGAGTTGTGAGAACAGGAAAGTAGGAAAAATATCCTTTATCTTTGCCTttatagtgcctggcacacagtaccAAAACATTTcagagtgtgtgtatatgcacatgcCAGTGTCCTCAGTCCTGGGTGGCCCTTATACGACCAGTATCtgtgctgatttctttttttttttttaattttgctttcaattagaggatagttgctttacaatactgtgttggtttctgccatacatcaacatgaatcagccataggtataccatatgtcccctccctcttgaccctctCTCCTACTTCCCACCATATCCCTCtgctcacagagcaccaggttgagctccctgcttCATAtagaaaattcccactggctatctgttttacatatggtatgtatatgtttcaatgctgctctctcactTCATCCCCACCCTTTTCTTCCGTgaccgtgtccacaagtctgttctctgtctgcatctccattgctgccctgcaaataggttcatcagtaccatctttctagattccacatatatgcattaatatatgatatttgtttttctctttctgacttacttcactctgtataataggctctaggttcatccacctcattagaactgactcaaatgtgttcctttttatggctgagtaatattccattgtatatatgtaccacaacttctttatccattcatctgtcaatggacatctaggttgcttccatgtcctagctattgtaaatagtgctgcaatgaacattggggtacatgtgtctttttcagttatggtttcctcagagtatatgcccagtagtgggatttttGGGTCatttggtagttttattcctagttttttaaggaatctccatattctTCTCTATAGTGGCTTTTatcattcccaccaatagtgcaagagtttcccttttctccacactccctccagcatttattgtttgtagattttttgatggtggccattctgactgatgtgaggtgatacctcattgtagttttgattgcatttctctaataatcagtgatgttgagcatctttttatgtgtttattagccatctgtatgtcttctttggagaaatgtctgtttaggtcttctgcccactttttgattgggttgtttttctggtattgagctgcatgagctgcttgtatattttggagattaatcctttgtcagttgtttcatttgctattattttctcccattctgaggattgtcttttcaccttgtttatagtttcctttgctgtgcagaagcttttaagtttaattaggttccatttgtttatttttgtttttatttccattactctagaaagTGGGTCTttgaggatcttgctgtgatttatatcaaagtgtgttctgcctatattttcctctaagagttttatagtttatgtcTTACATTAAGgtcttttaatccattttgagtttatctttgtgtatggtgttaggaagtattctgaTTTCATTCTGATACACACAGCTGCCTaattttccagcaccacttacttgaagagactatcttttctccattgtatatttttgcctcctttgtcaaagctaAGGTGCCCatgggtgtgtgggtttatctctgggctttctatcttgttccattggcctgtatttctgtttttgtgccagtactgtactgtcttgatgactgactggagctttgtagtatagtctgaagtcaggaaggttgattcctccagctccattcttctttctcaagattgctttggctatttggggtcttttgtgtatttccatacaaattgtgaaaattttttgttctagttctgtgaaaaatatcattggtagtttgatagggattgcattgaatctgtagattgctttgggtagtataatcattttcacaagaTAGGtagattcttccaatccaagaacatggtatatctctccatctgtttgtgtcatctttgatttctttcatcagtgtcttatagttttctgcatacaggtcttttgtctctttaggtaggtttattcctaggtattttattctttttgttgcaatggtgaatgggattgtttccttaatttctctttctgatttttcattgttagtgtataagagtgcaagggatttctgtgtattaattttatatcctgcaactttactatattcattgattagctcttgtaattttctggtggcatctttagggttttctagatATAGTATCATATCACCTgcaaacagttttacttctttttttccaatctggatcccttttatttctttttcttctttgattgttgtggctagaacttccaaaactatattgaataatagtggcaggAGTGgccactcttgtcttgttcctgatgttaggtgagatgctttcagtttttcaccattaagaataatgtttgctatgggtttgtcatatatgacctttattatgttcaggtatgttccctctatgcctactttctggaatttttatcataaatggttgttgaattttatcaaaagctttctATGTATTgagatcatatggtttttatctttcagtttgttaatatggtgtatcatattgattgatttgcatccctgggataaagtccacttgatcATAAATATAGCCTTtctaatgtgttgttggattctgtttgctagaattttgttgaggatttttgcatctatattcatcagtgacattggcctgtaatttctttttttgttggcatctttgtttggttttagtatcaggttgatggtggcctcacagaatgagtttgggagtttttattcctcttcaatttttggaaGAGCTTGAGCAGAATAGGTGTTAGCTGTTCTATAAACTTTTGGTAGTATtcgcctgtgaagccatctggccctgggcttttgtttgttgaagattttttattacagtttgatttctgtgcttgtgattgatctgttcatattttctgtttcttcctggttcagttttggaaggttgtacttttctaagaatttgtccatttcttccaggttgtccattttattggcatatagttgcttgtagtagtctcttatgatcctttgtatttctgtgttgtctgttgtaacttctcctttttcatttctaattttattgatttgagtcttctccctttttttcttgatgagtctggctaatggtttgtcagttttgtttatcttctcaaagaaccagcttttagttttattgatctttgctattgtctccatttctttttcatttatttctgctctgatctttatgatttctttccttctactaacttttgggtttttttgtgcTGATTTCGGATCCTGGCTGTGCAGATACAGGTGGAAACCCGAAAGCAGAGCATCATATGGGAGTTTGAGAAATATCGGCGATTACTAAAGAAAAAACAGCCACCAGGCCGGCGGCTGGAGGTGGAGGCCGCTGCAGCTCTGGCCAGCCtggagcaggaggaaggggagaccaTGCAGAAACTAGAGTTAAATCATGAGGCACTCATCCAGCAGAGCCGGGTCCTATGGAGGATGATCGCAGAGCTGGAAGAGAGGTCTCAGAGGCCTGTCCGCTGGATGCTGCAGGTGAGGAGCAGGTTTTCCTGGGAAGTCTGAGCCAGAGCTGAAGGTAGCCTGGCATTCTGAGAGAAGGGATTGCCTAGTCTTCAGTAGGGCCTGTAAGCACTCGGCCAGCCAGCACGGATCTTGTTACCCACCACCAATACCAGTTGTGCCCATACCCTGGTCTGGAGAATGGCCTCACAGCCTCCTAGATGGGCATTGTTTGGGCGGCTCTTGCCTCATACCTATTCCTCCCCTCTGGCCAGAGAGTTGGGATTGGAGCCTGAGGTCGGCCAGTCTGGCAAGAGGGCTAGGTCTGCCCTGCCCACTCCTGTAGGCTCCTCCCCGCTACCCCAGCATGCCTCCTCTCCAGCTCTCCGCCTTCCTCTCCATAGAGAGACCTCTGTGTCTGTCTGGTCCCTTTGAGGAATAGGGCATACTCATGtgctgtctttctttttctccttccaggGTATTCAGGACGTCTTAAACAGGTATGTTTCCATCTTTGGGATAGTGGGGCCTGGCCAGAGCTAGAAATAGGGAAGGAACGTAGACCAAGTACCTACAGAAAAGTGGGTGCTGGTCTGTAAACTTCTCCCTATTCTGTTGTATTGGATAAAGAAGCTTtgaacatctttctttttttaatttgtattgttaCTTGGTCAAATTCATTCCAACCATTAGCAATAAGAATTTCGGTGAGAGCTATAACGTGTGGTGGCCTGAGCAGGTGGCCCAAGGAGAGGGAGTGCCTGCAGGTGTCTGCATGAGCGTTGGTCCTCTGAGTCTGCGTaccaccccttctcctctgctgTGCACCTCTGCCTCTCCCAAAGTCAGAGTCATACCTAACCCTTCCCATGGCCTAGGAATGTGATTATCTCTCTGTACCATAGACTGTTCAGCCCAGTCAAATAATTATCACCTCCTTGCTCTGCCTGCTGTTGTGAGGAGGGGCAGCTCACTGACTCTATCCCTGGCCGAGCCCCCTTTCTGTACTAAGGGAAGGCCCCACCcttggcagagccaggacttctGACCCCAAGGCCTTCCCCATCTACCAGGAGCAAGTCCTGGCGTCTGCAGAGACCAGAACCAGTCTCCTTGGAGCTAAAGACAGACTGCCGTGTGCTGGGGCTCAGAGAGATCCTGAAGACATATGCAGGTAATGAGCGCAGGGCAGAATTGCGGTGAGTGGGGAGTGGGACCCCTCCCCGAGAAATGAAATCTCCCAGTGCCCTCTGGATGCCCCATCTGTCCTCACCCTCATCTGTCATGGAGGAAATCCGTGGCTGTATCTGTCACAGAGAGGTCACCCAGGCCCCCTCACTCTGTCCGGGCACCAACCAAGACCTTTTTTCCTCAGCGGATGTGCGGCTGGATCCAGACACTGCCTACTCTCGCCTCATTGTGTCTGAGGACAGGAAATGTGTGCGCTATGGAGACACCAAGCAGAAGCTGCCCGACAACCCTGAAAGATTTTACCGCTACAACATTGTCCTGGGCAGTCAGTGCCTCTCCTCGGGCCGGCACTACTGGGAGGTAGAGGTGGGAGACAGGTCCGAATGGGGCCTGGGCGTGTGTAAGGAGAACGTCGACCGGAAGGAGGTGGTCTTCTTATCCCCCCACTATGGATTCTGGGTGATCAGGCTGAGGAAGGGCAGTGAGTACCGGGCAGGCACTGACGAGTACCCACTCCTGTCCTTGCCCGTCCCTCCCCGCCGGGTGGGAGTCTTCCTGGATTATGAGGCTCATGACATCTCCTTCTACAACGTGACTGACAACGGCTCCCACATTTTCACTTTCCCCCACTACCCCTTCCCTGGGCGCCTCCTGCCCTATTTCAGCCCTTGCTACAGCATTGGAGCCAACAACACTGCTCCCCTGGCCATCTGCTCTCTGGACGGGGAGGACTAAGAGAGCCACCATTTTAGCCAGAGACCTCAGAGTTTCACCTGGCCTGCAGGGGTCTGAAGGGAAGACCCTGCCCCTGGTTAGGTGATCCTGCCCagagaactgaactgagcctggaACGCAGGGATTCCACTGCCTGACCCAGTGGTCTCACTCCTGGGCCAATGTCTCCCACTAAACCACTCATGTTAAAAAGCCAAGGCTTGGCCAGAGGAGCATCACGGCCCTGTGGGAAATGCAACAAGGCTTTTGGTGAGGATCAGAGTGGTCCTAAGGATCATGACAGTCCTTTATGCAGGTCACACCCCTTGTCCACATCTGTGTCAGGGCCATAAATCAGGATAATAAAGTAGATCTGACCTTCAGGAAACCCACTGGGTCAGGTTTACCAATAACCAGAAGAATCCTGTCTGTGTCCAGAGCTGGTTACTGTGCCAACACCAGCAGGAGGATGCTTCACCTGAGGTTTGCCACCTCTGAGCACCCATCTCTGACCCCAGCACTCTGACCTCCCAGCTGGAGAAATGTGTCACTGACTGCCCAGATCACCCACAGTGGCTGTCCCCTCTCTGAGCACAACCTGGGCGAGTCACTGTCTCAGACTCTAAGCAAACCTGTGTCCTAGTCCTGCCCTTTTCTCTAAATAGCAGGATCAGAAACCTATGAacctttgtttctattttcatttcatgggtgaagaaactgaaatggCCTTAATCCAGCCAGTTATTTCTCACAGAGCTGTGGAGAGAAGAGTACATAGATTATAAAGTATTTCTCATGTTCAAATGAAACAAAGTTGATGAACTCGCTTCTCAGGTCACACATCTGCATATCATTCATTACATTCAGGTCTGAACATCCCAGTCTTTGAAAGATTTTAAGTGTCCTCAATGGGAAAATGGGTGTAGTAACTGCATCCTCTCCTACCTCACAGAGTCATTGTGAAGATCTCAGATCCATCCTGAACGTTTGTTCCTTTCTCAGGGACAAGGAAGGCAAGCCATGGATTTTGCCTGTGGTGACCTTCCCATCTTGCCTTTTCCCAGCATCTTTGCAGCACTGCCTTAGTTTCCTAGCACCTCTTCTGACAGTCCTGCCCTTCAACAGAAAGATGCCCTGCCTGGCAAACTTCAGGCCACGGTAATATATTCAGTATCGATATGTGTTTGTCTTTGGATTAGAACAGGGACTATGACATCAGGGTAGAGACtggaaataatacaaagaaaaatgtaaaacaaatgcaCTGAAAGGAAGGCTCACCCATAATTTCCTTGGGCAAAAATGTGGATCTTTGTATGTCACCAAGGGAATGTTCGTAGTTCTAGTAACTACATAATATTCTGCCTTTGTCTCTCTAAATCTGTGACAAATGATAGAAAGCAGAAGGAAAGCGTGGGGATAAAGAATAGGACTAGGCACAAAAAGCTATATATTATAATGAAGGTGAATTAAGACTATATCTGGGCTATTGTTATGTGTGTGGTGAAAATAATTCATTACAGGTCTTCAGAGTATGAAGTGGGAACAGTTGTGCTGGAATCAAACTGTGAGGCAAGCGTATGAAAACTG from Odocoileus virginianus isolate 20LAN1187 ecotype Illinois unplaced genomic scaffold, Ovbor_1.2 Unplaced_Contig_30, whole genome shotgun sequence includes the following:
- the TRIM68 gene encoding E3 ubiquitin-protein ligase TRIM68, whose amino-acid sequence is MDPSALMEAVVEEVACPICMTFLKEPVSIDCGHSFCHSCLSGLWEVPGESQNWGYSCPLCRAPIQPRNLRPNWQLANVVEKVRRLGLHPGMGLRGDVCEPHREQLKMFCKEDGLIMCEACSRSPEHQAHNVVPMEDVAWDYKWKLHEALEHLRKEQEEAWKLEVGERKRTANWKIQVETRKQSIIWEFEKYRRLLKKKQPPGRRLEVEAAAALASLEQEEGETMQKLELNHEALIQQSRVLWRMIAELEERSQRPVRWMLQGIQDVLNRSKSWRLQRPEPVSLELKTDCRVLGLREILKTYAADVRLDPDTAYSRLIVSEDRKCVRYGDTKQKLPDNPERFYRYNIVLGSQCLSSGRHYWEVEVGDRSEWGLGVCKENVDRKEVVFLSPHYGFWVIRLRKGSEYRAGTDEYPLLSLPVPPRRVGVFLDYEAHDISFYNVTDNGSHIFTFPHYPFPGRLLPYFSPCYSIGANNTAPLAICSLDGED